From a single Candidatus Beckwithbacteria bacterium genomic region:
- the uvrB gene encoding excinuclease ABC subunit B — translation MQFSLSSKFKPTGDQPEAIKQLVANIEKDNPSQVLLGVTGSGKTFTMANVIAQTKLPTLVISHNKTLAGQLYQEFRDFFPKNGVSYFVSYYDYYQPEAYIPTTDTYIEKETDINDEIEKLRLLATTNLQTRDDVIVVASVSCIYNLGDPQEYAHFAITIKLGEELPREQFLKNLVRLQYERSDYESRRGSFRVKGDTVELWPAYTDELLRLEFLGNKLEKLAWVDPISGQKIKNETDWGITDSVKAGLTEYMIFPAKHYLTDPERQKPAMEQIRTDLKSRIKELKSQGKLVEAMRLDQKVNYDLDMITELGFVNGIENYSRYFDNRKPGEPPYTLLDFFRQKKNWLLIIDESHMTVPQIRGMYNGDQARKQTLIDYGFRLPSALDNRPLQFNEFLGKIPQTVYVSATPADWELERSKGMIVEQLIRPTGLVDPEVEVRPTQNQIQDLTKEILKRKIKGQRVLVTTLTKKLAEALTDYLNEEEHISSAAEELDISLSEQKLKVAYLHSDVDTLDRQDILDDLRKGEYDVLIGINLLREGLDLPEVSLVAILDADKEGFLRSRTSLIQTMGRAARHIDGQIIMYGDVVTGSMQAAIDEVKRRRQIQIAYNQKHGITPTSIQKEIREKLIERELKEQVKKRDQVVRLTPKGEEVEITQIKKDDFTPEDINLLVKRLRKAMLASARDLDFEKAAKIRDKIRELQN, via the coding sequence ATGCAATTTAGTCTTTCTTCAAAATTTAAACCTACGGGCGATCAACCCGAGGCAATCAAACAATTAGTTGCCAATATTGAAAAAGATAATCCCAGTCAGGTTTTGTTGGGAGTTACTGGAAGTGGCAAGACCTTTACCATGGCCAATGTGATTGCGCAAACTAAGTTGCCAACCCTGGTAATTTCTCACAATAAAACTTTGGCTGGGCAACTTTACCAGGAGTTTAGAGACTTTTTCCCTAAAAATGGAGTTTCTTACTTTGTGTCTTACTATGATTATTACCAACCTGAGGCGTATATTCCGACCACTGATACCTATATTGAAAAAGAAACTGATATCAATGACGAGATTGAAAAGCTGCGTTTGCTAGCTACTACCAATTTACAAACCCGAGATGACGTAATTGTAGTAGCTTCGGTTTCCTGTATTTACAACTTAGGTGATCCGCAGGAATATGCCCATTTTGCTATTACCATTAAACTTGGTGAGGAATTGCCAAGAGAGCAATTTTTAAAAAATTTAGTTAGATTGCAATATGAAAGAAGTGATTATGAGTCTAGGCGGGGCAGTTTTCGAGTCAAAGGGGATACGGTTGAACTTTGGCCAGCCTACACCGATGAGTTGTTGCGTCTAGAATTTTTGGGTAACAAGCTGGAAAAATTAGCTTGGGTCGATCCGATTTCAGGTCAAAAAATCAAAAATGAAACTGATTGGGGGATAACAGATAGCGTTAAAGCTGGCCTAACTGAATATATGATTTTTCCAGCTAAGCATTATTTGACAGACCCAGAGCGGCAAAAACCAGCCATGGAACAAATCAGAACTGATTTAAAAAGCAGAATTAAGGAATTAAAAAGTCAAGGTAAATTAGTGGAAGCGATGCGCCTAGATCAGAAAGTTAACTATGATTTAGACATGATTACTGAGCTAGGTTTTGTGAATGGAATTGAAAACTATTCACGCTACTTTGATAATCGTAAACCAGGTGAACCACCTTATACTTTATTGGACTTTTTTAGACAAAAGAAAAACTGGTTGTTAATTATTGACGAATCACATATGACTGTGCCCCAAATTAGGGGTATGTATAACGGTGACCAAGCTAGGAAACAAACTTTAATTGACTATGGTTTTCGTTTGCCTTCAGCTCTGGATAATAGACCACTTCAATTTAACGAATTTTTAGGCAAAATTCCCCAGACTGTGTATGTTTCCGCAACTCCGGCAGATTGGGAACTTGAGCGATCAAAAGGAATGATTGTTGAGCAGCTGATTCGACCAACTGGCTTAGTTGATCCAGAAGTAGAAGTTCGACCTACCCAAAACCAGATTCAGGATTTAACAAAAGAAATTTTAAAAAGAAAAATTAAGGGCCAAAGGGTATTAGTTACGACGCTCACTAAAAAACTAGCCGAAGCTCTAACCGACTATCTCAATGAAGAAGAACATATTAGTAGTGCGGCTGAAGAATTGGATATATCTTTATCAGAGCAAAAACTTAAAGTGGCTTATTTACATTCTGATGTTGATACGCTGGATCGGCAAGATATTTTGGATGATTTGCGCAAAGGTGAGTACGATGTTTTAATTGGTATTAATCTTTTGCGGGAAGGATTAGATTTGCCGGAAGTTTCTTTGGTGGCCATTTTAGATGCTGATAAAGAAGGCTTTTTACGCAGTCGCACCTCTTTGATTCAAACCATGGGTCGGGCAGCCAGACATATTGATGGCCAGATCATTATGTACGGCGATGTTGTGACGGGTTCAATGCAAGCAGCCATTGATGAAGTCAAACGTCGTCGCCAAATTCAAATAGCTTACAACCAAAAACATGGTATTACCCCAACTTCAATCCAAAAGGAAATTCGAGAAAAGCTGATTGAGCGGGAGCTCAAAGAACAGGTTAAAAAACGAGATCAAGTTGTCCGACTTACACCCAAAGGTGAAGAAGTTGAAATCACTCAAATTAAAAAGGATGACTTTACACCAGAAGATATTAATCTTTTAGTGAAACGTTTACGCAAGGCGATGCTAGCTTCAGCCAGAGATTTGGATTTTGAAAAGGCTGCTAAAATAAGGGATAAAATAAGAGAATTGCAAAACTAA
- a CDS encoding GNAT family N-acetyltransferase, with protein MKRLKTNRLILRKPMLSDAQVLFSSYSQDSEVTKYLTWKPHKNIAETSVFLKNCIKDWESAREYSWVIEKKENHKIIGMIRLGLKSRKTDFGYILAKPYWGNGYATEALKAIINLAFSQLNIKTIKGTCDLENIASGRVMEKAGLRFQKVLKKHVIHPNISSEARDLYLYSIHKNAL; from the coding sequence ATGAAAAGACTCAAAACAAATCGGCTTATATTAAGAAAGCCAATGCTTAGTGATGCTCAAGTGCTTTTTAGCAGTTATTCCCAAGATTCGGAAGTCACGAAGTATTTAACCTGGAAACCTCATAAAAATATAGCTGAAACCAGTGTCTTTTTAAAAAATTGCATTAAAGATTGGGAGAGTGCTCGAGAGTATAGTTGGGTGATAGAGAAGAAGGAAAATCATAAGATAATTGGAATGATTCGCTTAGGCTTAAAAAGCAGAAAAACTGATTTTGGTTATATTTTGGCAAAACCATACTGGGGTAATGGCTATGCCACCGAAGCCTTAAAAGCTATAATTAATCTTGCTTTTTCCCAGTTAAATATTAAAACTATAAAGGGAACATGTGATTTAGAAAACATTGCCTCTGGTAGAGTTATGGAAAAAGCTGGTTTAAGATTTCAAAAAGTACTAAAAAAACACGTCATACACCCAAATATTTCCAGTGAAGCTAGGGATCTTTATTTGTACTCAATTCATAAAAATGCTTTATAA
- a CDS encoding pentapeptide repeat-containing protein — MLYKQKIFTQDEIQGQDFEGDEFLSCKFFGLNFHFTGFTHCQFETCDFSGSSFNIAHLDNCSFSGSKLSNIDWSQATIKACDFSGAIMKNCRLVQFKNSSRTQRKKFSLNDCKFKGTDLGDGVFELCNLCEVNFTKANLIKTVFEFCDLKKTDFVQAKLDGAQFIDCKIEQTKLSLEGFVAFGQSKGFELA, encoded by the coding sequence ATGCTTTATAAACAAAAAATTTTTACTCAAGATGAAATTCAAGGTCAGGATTTTGAAGGTGATGAATTTTTGAGTTGTAAATTTTTTGGTCTTAATTTTCATTTTACTGGTTTTACACATTGCCAATTTGAAACCTGTGACTTTTCCGGTAGCAGCTTTAATATTGCTCACCTTGATAACTGCTCATTTTCTGGTAGTAAGTTAAGCAATATTGATTGGTCTCAAGCCACAATCAAAGCCTGTGACTTTTCGGGGGCGATTATGAAAAATTGTCGTTTGGTCCAATTTAAAAATTCCAGCCGAACTCAGCGGAAAAAATTCAGTCTTAATGATTGTAAATTTAAAGGGACAGACTTAGGTGATGGTGTCTTTGAATTATGTAACCTTTGTGAAGTTAATTTTACCAAAGCTAATTTGATTAAAACCGTATTTGAATTTTGTGATTTAAAAAAAACTGATTTTGTTCAAGCTAAACTTGATGGTGCTCAATTTATTGATTGTAAGATTGAGCAAACTAAATTAAGTCTTGAGGGATTTGTAGCTTTTGGGCAAAGTAAAGGGTTTGAGTTGGCTTAG